One part of the Arabidopsis thaliana chromosome 1 sequence genome encodes these proteins:
- a CDS encoding nitroreductase family protein (nitroreductase family protein; FUNCTIONS IN: oxidoreductase activity, acting on NADH or NADPH, nitrogenous group as acceptor, oxidoreductase activity; INVOLVED IN: metabolic process; LOCATED IN: chloroplast; EXPRESSED IN: 23 plant structures; EXPRESSED DURING: 13 growth stages; CONTAINS InterPro DOMAIN/s: Nitroreductase-like (InterPro:IPR000415); Has 762 Blast hits to 681 proteins in 314 species: Archae - 126; Bacteria - 594; Metazoa - 0; Fungi - 0; Plants - 23; Viruses - 0; Other Eukaryotes - 19 (source: NCBI BLink).) translates to MSNPRQRKGEAMMNPTISWRFASSTSLLSIPRTPKSAFIFAMTFSSSSSSSSSSSSVENPNKDDSSSSLELVLKYHNQTKHSLNGYARGPRGLDWANQPNPFRRYLSAPLLPLQHPNHDIDDDSDSPLYSTLFDSLPPPKPISLPTISHLFYHSLALSAWKTTGSSTWPLRVNPSSGNLHPTEAYLIAPPIPSLSQSAFVSHYAPKEHSLEVRAHIPSSFFPNFFPENSFLIGISSIFWREAWKYGERAFRYCNHDVGHAIAALSIAAADLGWDLKLLDAFGADDLKRLMGLPEFQLPEGKGKAELPEIEFEHPDCLLLVFPNGTSREHLNLDYLAISSALRDFPSLEWTGNPNTLSKEHLCWDIIYRTAKAVEKPPLIYSTSSSSIDVASFTSSRALFSHSSYNKLTVRQVVRTRRSAVDMDAVTCIDMSSFYQMLMHCLPSTGESQKEQLALPFRALPWDTAEVHLALFVHRVSGLPKGLYLLVRNEDHLSDLKTATRPEFEWTKPDGCPDNLPLYKLAEGDCQRLAKGLSCHQDIAGDGCFSLGMIARFEPALREKGSWMYPRLFWETGVVGQVLYLEAHAMGISATGIGCYFDDPVHEVLGINDSSFQSLYHFTVGGPVVDKRIMTLPAYPGPTTTVA, encoded by the exons ATGTCGAATCCCAGACAGAGGAAAGGAGAAGCAATGATGAATCCGACGATTTCGTGGAGGTTCGCGTCTtcgacctctcttctctccattCCTCGAACACCAAAAAGTGCCTTTATCTTCGCCATgaccttctcttcttcttcttcttcttcttcttcttcttcttctgtggAAAACCCTAACAAGGACGATTCCTCCTCTTCGCTTGAATTGGTCCTCAAGTACCACAACCAGACGAAGCACTCCTTGAACGGTTACGCGAGAGGTCCTCGTGGTCTCGACTGGGCCAATCAGCCTAATCCCTTCCGCCGGTACCTCTCtgctcctcttcttcctctccaacACCCCAATCACGACATCGACGACGACTCCGACTCTCCTCTCTACTCTACTCTATTCGACTCGCTTCCTCCGCCCAAACCCATCTCTCTTCCTACAATCTCTCACCTTTTCTACCATTCTCTCGCTCTCTCCGCCTGGAAGACCACCGGATCCTCCACGTGGCCCCTCCGCGTCAACCCCAGCAGCGGTAACTTGCATCCCACCGAGGCCTATCTCATTGCTCCTCCCATCCCTTCCCTCTCCCAATCCGCTTTCGTCTCCCACTATGCTCCCAAAGAGCATTCTTTGGAGGTTAGAGCTCACATCCCCTCTTCCTTTTTCCCCAACTTCTTCCCGGAGAATTCTTTTCTCATCggaatttcttcaattttctgGCGTGAAGCTTGGAAGTACGGAGAACGAGCGTTTCGTTACTGTAACCACGACGTCGGCCACGCCATTGCCGCTCTCTCCATTGCAGCCGCAGACCTAGGCTGGGACTTGAAGCTTCTCGACGCTTTCGGAGCTGATGATCTCAAGAGGCTTATGGGTCTCCCCGAATTTCAGTTACCTGAAGGTAAAGGTAAAGCTGAGCTCCCTGAGATTGAATTCGAGCATCCTGACTGCTTACTCCTTGTTTTCCCCAACGGAACTAGTAGAGAACATCTCAACTTAGACTACCTCGCAATTAGCTCTGCCCTTAGAGACTTCCCAAGCCTAGAATGGACTGGAAACCCCAATACTCTGAGCAAAGAGCATTTGTGTTGGGATATCATCTACAGGACAGCCAAGGCTGTAGAAAAGCCTCCATTGATCTACTccacctcttcttcttcaattgatGTTGCTTCCTTCACAAGCAGTCGTGCTCTGTTTAGCCACAGTTCATATAATAAGTTAACGGTGAGGCAAGTTGTAAGGACGAGAAGAAGTGCTGTTGATATGGACGCTGTTACTTGTATAGACATGTCTTCGTTTTACCAGATGCTGATGCACTGTCTTCCTTCCACAGGCGAGTCCCAAAAAGAGCAACTTGCGCTGCCGTTTCGAGCTCTTCCTTGGGATACTGCTGAGGTTCATCTTGCCTTGTTTGTTCACAGAGTTTCGGGTTTGCCTAAGGGACTGTATCTCCTAGTCAGAAACGAGGATCATCTCAGTGATCTCAAGACAGCTACGAGGCCTGAATTTGAGTGGACTAAACCAGATGGATGTCCGGACAATCTTCCTCTGTACAAGCTCGCCGAGGGTGATTGCCAGAGGCTGGCAAAAGGGCTATCATGTCATCAG GACATTGCAGGGGATGGATGCTTCAGCTTAGGCATGATAGCTCGGTTTGAACCAGCACTGCGGGAGAAGGGCTCATGGATGTACCCTCGACTGTTCTGGGAGACGGGTGTTGTTGGACAAGTTTTGTACCTGGAAGCACACGCAATGGGGATCTCAGCAACCGGGATTGGGTGCTATTTCGATGATCCAGTGCACGAGGTTCTGGGGATTAATGACTCTAGCTTTCAGAGTCTGTACCATTTCACTGTGGGAGGTCCAGTTGTAGACAAGCGGATCATGACTCTTCCTGCTTATCCTGGTCCCACCACCACCGTTGCCTAG
- a CDS encoding nitroreductase family protein (nitroreductase family protein; FUNCTIONS IN: oxidoreductase activity, acting on NADH or NADPH, nitrogenous group as acceptor, oxidoreductase activity; INVOLVED IN: metabolic process; LOCATED IN: chloroplast; EXPRESSED IN: 23 plant structures; EXPRESSED DURING: 13 growth stages; CONTAINS InterPro DOMAIN/s: Nitroreductase-like (InterPro:IPR000415); Has 35333 Blast hits to 34131 proteins in 2444 species: Archae - 798; Bacteria - 22429; Metazoa - 974; Fungi - 991; Plants - 531; Viruses - 0; Other Eukaryotes - 9610 (source: NCBI BLink).) has product MSNPRQRKGEAMMNPTISWRFASSTSLLSIPRTPKSAFIFAMTFSSSSSSSSSSSSVENPNKDDSSSSLELVLKYHNQTKHSLNGYARGPRGLDWANQPNPFRRYLSAPLLPLQHPNHDIDDDSDSPLYSTLFDSLPPPKPISLPTISHLFYHSLALSAWKTTGSSTWPLRVNPSSGNLHPTEAYLIAPPIPSLSQSAFVSHYAPKEHSLEVRAHIPSSFFPNFFPENSFLIGISSIFWREAWKYGERAFRYCNHDVGHAIAALSIAAADLGWDLKLLDAFGADDLKRLMGLPEFQLPEGKGKAELPEIEFEHPDCLLLVFPNGTSREHLNLDYLAISSALRDFPSLEWTGNPNTLSKEHLCWDIIYRTAKAVEKPPLIYSTSSSSIDVASFTSSRALFSHSSYNKLTVRQVVRTRRSAVDMDAVTCIDMSSFYQMLMHCLPSTGESQKEQLALPFRALPWDTAEVHLALFVHRVSGLPKGLYLLVRNEDHLSDLKTATRPEFEWTKPDGCPDNLPLYKLAEGDCQRLAKGLSCHQVQSRIEL; this is encoded by the coding sequence ATGTCGAATCCCAGACAGAGGAAAGGAGAAGCAATGATGAATCCGACGATTTCGTGGAGGTTCGCGTCTtcgacctctcttctctccattCCTCGAACACCAAAAAGTGCCTTTATCTTCGCCATgaccttctcttcttcttcttcttcttcttcttcttcttcttctgtggAAAACCCTAACAAGGACGATTCCTCCTCTTCGCTTGAATTGGTCCTCAAGTACCACAACCAGACGAAGCACTCCTTGAACGGTTACGCGAGAGGTCCTCGTGGTCTCGACTGGGCCAATCAGCCTAATCCCTTCCGCCGGTACCTCTCtgctcctcttcttcctctccaacACCCCAATCACGACATCGACGACGACTCCGACTCTCCTCTCTACTCTACTCTATTCGACTCGCTTCCTCCGCCCAAACCCATCTCTCTTCCTACAATCTCTCACCTTTTCTACCATTCTCTCGCTCTCTCCGCCTGGAAGACCACCGGATCCTCCACGTGGCCCCTCCGCGTCAACCCCAGCAGCGGTAACTTGCATCCCACCGAGGCCTATCTCATTGCTCCTCCCATCCCTTCCCTCTCCCAATCCGCTTTCGTCTCCCACTATGCTCCCAAAGAGCATTCTTTGGAGGTTAGAGCTCACATCCCCTCTTCCTTTTTCCCCAACTTCTTCCCGGAGAATTCTTTTCTCATCggaatttcttcaattttctgGCGTGAAGCTTGGAAGTACGGAGAACGAGCGTTTCGTTACTGTAACCACGACGTCGGCCACGCCATTGCCGCTCTCTCCATTGCAGCCGCAGACCTAGGCTGGGACTTGAAGCTTCTCGACGCTTTCGGAGCTGATGATCTCAAGAGGCTTATGGGTCTCCCCGAATTTCAGTTACCTGAAGGTAAAGGTAAAGCTGAGCTCCCTGAGATTGAATTCGAGCATCCTGACTGCTTACTCCTTGTTTTCCCCAACGGAACTAGTAGAGAACATCTCAACTTAGACTACCTCGCAATTAGCTCTGCCCTTAGAGACTTCCCAAGCCTAGAATGGACTGGAAACCCCAATACTCTGAGCAAAGAGCATTTGTGTTGGGATATCATCTACAGGACAGCCAAGGCTGTAGAAAAGCCTCCATTGATCTACTccacctcttcttcttcaattgatGTTGCTTCCTTCACAAGCAGTCGTGCTCTGTTTAGCCACAGTTCATATAATAAGTTAACGGTGAGGCAAGTTGTAAGGACGAGAAGAAGTGCTGTTGATATGGACGCTGTTACTTGTATAGACATGTCTTCGTTTTACCAGATGCTGATGCACTGTCTTCCTTCCACAGGCGAGTCCCAAAAAGAGCAACTTGCGCTGCCGTTTCGAGCTCTTCCTTGGGATACTGCTGAGGTTCATCTTGCCTTGTTTGTTCACAGAGTTTCGGGTTTGCCTAAGGGACTGTATCTCCTAGTCAGAAACGAGGATCATCTCAGTGATCTCAAGACAGCTACGAGGCCTGAATTTGAGTGGACTAAACCAGATGGATGTCCGGACAATCTTCCTCTGTACAAGCTCGCCGAGGGTGATTGCCAGAGGCTGGCAAAAGGGCTATCATGTCATCAGGTACAGAGTCGGATAGAGTTGtaa
- a CDS encoding nitroreductase family protein, producing the protein MSNPRQRKGEAMMNPTISWRFASSTSLLSIPRTPKSAFIFAMTFSSSSSSSSSSSSVENPNKDDSSSSLELVLKYHNQTKHSLNGYARGPRGLDWANQPNPFRRYLSAPLLPLQHPNHDIDDDSDSPLYSTLFDSLPPPKPISLPTISHLFYHSLALSAWKTTGSSTWPLRVNPSSGNLHPTEAYLIAPPIPSLSQSAFVSHYAPKEHSLEVRAHIPSSFFPNFFPENSFLIGISSIFWREAWKYGERAFRYCNHDVGHAIAALSIAAADLGWDLKLLDAFGADDLKRLMGLPEFQLPEGKGKAELPEIEFEHPDCLLLVFPNGTSREHLNLDYLAISSALRDFPSLEWTGNPNTLSKEHLCWDIIYRTAKAVEKPPLIYSTSSSSIDVASFTSSRALFSHSSYNKLTASPKKSNLRCRFELFLGILLRFILPCLFTEFRVCLRDCIS; encoded by the exons ATGTCGAATCCCAGACAGAGGAAAGGAGAAGCAATGATGAATCCGACGATTTCGTGGAGGTTCGCGTCTtcgacctctcttctctccattCCTCGAACACCAAAAAGTGCCTTTATCTTCGCCATgaccttctcttcttcttcttcttcttcttcttcttcttcttctgtggAAAACCCTAACAAGGACGATTCCTCCTCTTCGCTTGAATTGGTCCTCAAGTACCACAACCAGACGAAGCACTCCTTGAACGGTTACGCGAGAGGTCCTCGTGGTCTCGACTGGGCCAATCAGCCTAATCCCTTCCGCCGGTACCTCTCtgctcctcttcttcctctccaacACCCCAATCACGACATCGACGACGACTCCGACTCTCCTCTCTACTCTACTCTATTCGACTCGCTTCCTCCGCCCAAACCCATCTCTCTTCCTACAATCTCTCACCTTTTCTACCATTCTCTCGCTCTCTCCGCCTGGAAGACCACCGGATCCTCCACGTGGCCCCTCCGCGTCAACCCCAGCAGCGGTAACTTGCATCCCACCGAGGCCTATCTCATTGCTCCTCCCATCCCTTCCCTCTCCCAATCCGCTTTCGTCTCCCACTATGCTCCCAAAGAGCATTCTTTGGAGGTTAGAGCTCACATCCCCTCTTCCTTTTTCCCCAACTTCTTCCCGGAGAATTCTTTTCTCATCggaatttcttcaattttctgGCGTGAAGCTTGGAAGTACGGAGAACGAGCGTTTCGTTACTGTAACCACGACGTCGGCCACGCCATTGCCGCTCTCTCCATTGCAGCCGCAGACCTAGGCTGGGACTTGAAGCTTCTCGACGCTTTCGGAGCTGATGATCTCAAGAGGCTTATGGGTCTCCCCGAATTTCAGTTACCTGAAGGTAAAGGTAAAGCTGAGCTCCCTGAGATTGAATTCGAGCATCCTGACTGCTTACTCCTTGTTTTCCCCAACGGAACTAGTAGAGAACATCTCAACTTAGACTACCTCGCAATTAGCTCTGCCCTTAGAGACTTCCCAAGCCTAGAATGGACTGGAAACCCCAATACTCTGAGCAAAGAGCATTTGTGTTGGGATATCATCTACAGGACAGCCAAGGCTGTAGAAAAGCCTCCATTGATCTACTccacctcttcttcttcaattgatGTTGCTTCCTTCACAAGCAGTCGTGCTCTGTTTAGCCACAGTTCATATAATAAGTTAACG GCGAGTCCCAAAAAGAGCAACTTGCGCTGCCGTTTCGAGCTCTTCCTTGGGATACTGCTGAGGTTCATCTTGCCTTGTTTGTTCACAGAGTTTCGGGTTTGCCTAAGGGACTGTATCTCCTAG
- a CDS encoding C2H2-like zinc finger protein (C2H2-like zinc finger protein; FUNCTIONS IN: sequence-specific DNA binding transcription factor activity, zinc ion binding, nucleic acid binding; INVOLVED IN: regulation of transcription; LOCATED IN: intracellular; CONTAINS InterPro DOMAIN/s: Zinc finger, C2H2-like (InterPro:IPR015880), Zinc finger, C2H2-type (InterPro:IPR007087); BEST Arabidopsis thaliana protein match is: C2H2-like zinc finger protein (TAIR:AT3G60580.1); Has 3215 Blast hits to 2725 proteins in 143 species: Archae - 0; Bacteria - 4; Metazoa - 2130; Fungi - 20; Plants - 967; Viruses - 0; Other Eukaryotes - 94 (source: NCBI BLink).), with protein MEERHKCKLCWKSFANGRALGGHMRSHMLIHPLPSQPESYSSSMADPGFVLQDRESETESSKKPSRKRSRLNRRSISSLRHQQSNEEGKSETARAADIKIGVQELSESCTEQEPMSSVSDAATTEEDVALSLMLLSRDKWEKEEEESDEERWKKKRNKWFECETCEKVFKSYQALGGHRASHKKKIAETDQLGSDELKKKKKKSTSSHHECPICAKVFTSGQALGGHKRSHASANNEFTRRSGIIISLIDLNLPAPSEEEEMASSVF; from the coding sequence ATGGAAGAGAGGCATAAGTGCAAGTTATGTTGGAAGAGCTTCGCTAATGGAAGGGCTTTGGGAGGTCACATGAGGTCTCACATGCTCATTCACCCTCTCCCCAGTCAGCCCGAGTCATATTCGTCTTCCATGGCTGATCCAGGGTTTGTTCTTCAGGACAGAGAGAGTGAAACCGAGTCGTCCAAGAAGCCCTCCCGCAAACGATCCAGACTTAACCGGAGATCCATCTCATCATTACGTCATCAACAATCCAACGAAGAAGGGAAAAGTGAAACCGCAAGAGCAGCAGATATCAAGATCGGGGTTCAAGAACTCAGTGAGTCGTGTACGGAGCAGGAACCGATGAGTTCGGTGTCGGACGCTGCAACAACGGAAGAAGACGTGGCCTTGAGTCTCATGTTGCTGTCGAGAGACAAGTGggagaaggaggaagaggaaagtgATGAAgagagatggaagaagaagaggaataaGTGGTTCGAGTGCGAGACTTGCGAGAAAGTGTTTAAGTCGTATCAGGCGTTAGGGGGACACAGAGCAAgccacaagaagaagatagcaGAAACAGATCAATTAGGCTCAGatgagttgaagaagaagaagaagaagagtactAGTAGTCACCATGAATGTCCAATCTGTGCCAAAGTCTTCACATCTGGTCAAGCTCTCGGAGGTCACAAAAGATCTCACGCTTCCGCTAATAATGAATTCACGAGAAGATCAGGAATAATAATTAGCTTGATAGATCTAAATCTCCCAGCGCCatcggaggaggaagagatggCCTCGTCGGTTTTTTAA
- a CDS encoding C2H2-type zinc finger family protein (C2H2-type zinc finger family protein; FUNCTIONS IN: sequence-specific DNA binding transcription factor activity, zinc ion binding, nucleic acid binding; LOCATED IN: intracellular; CONTAINS InterPro DOMAIN/s: Zinc finger, C2H2-like (InterPro:IPR015880), Zinc finger, C2H2-type (InterPro:IPR007087); BEST Arabidopsis thaliana protein match is: C2H2-like zinc finger protein (TAIR:AT2G17180.1); Has 5502 Blast hits to 3522 proteins in 286 species: Archae - 2; Bacteria - 120; Metazoa - 2284; Fungi - 460; Plants - 1034; Viruses - 242; Other Eukaryotes - 1360 (source: NCBI BLink).), with the protein MHVTRNVGKSQKLHHVSLKQVLSYLEPHEQEDTKPVTSTKNKGFLLFNSHQNTLNTHMHGAMNSPCIDFVMFSRGQHDEDNMSRRPPWKRERSMSTQHHHLNLSPNEDEELANCLVLLSNSGDAHGGDQHKQHGHGKGKTVKKQKTAQVFQCKACKKVFTSHQALGGHRASHKKVKGCFASQDKEEEEEEEYKEDDDDNDEDEDEEEDEEDKSTAHIARKRSNAHECTICHRVFSSGQALGGHKRCHWLTPSNYLRMTSLHDHHHSVGRPQPLDQPSLDLNLACQEYSVDPTAMSVGMIERDGGGNNHNATSSSWLKLASGDWS; encoded by the coding sequence ATGCATGTGACTAGGAATGTTGGAAAAAGTCAAAAGTTGCACCACGTGTCGTTAAAGCAAGTGCTTAGCTACTTGGAACCACATGAACAAGAAGACACCAAACCCGTTACTTCCACTAAAAACAAGggctttcttctttttaattcaCACCAAAACACTTTGAACACACACATGCATGGAGCCATGAACTCACCATGCATTGATTTCGTAATGTTCAGTCGTGGACAACACGATGAGGACAACATGTCACGTCGTCCTCCGTGGAAGAGGGAGAGATCGATGTCCACTCAGCATCATCATCTTAACTTGTCTCCAAACGAAGACGAAGAGCTTGCCAACTGTCTTGTCTTGTTGTCCAATTCAGGGGATGCGCATGGTGGTGATCAGCATAAACAACATGGACATGGTAAGGGCAAAACCgtcaaaaagcaaaaaaccGCCCAGGTTTTCCAATGCAAAGCTTGCAAGAAGGTGTTCACGTCGCATCAGGCATTGGGTGGACACAGGGCAAGCCACAAGAAAGTGAAGGGTTGTTTTGCCTCTCAAgataaagaagaggaagaggaagaggaatacaaagaagacgacgacgacaaCGACGAGGACgaagatgaggaggaggatgaggaagaCAAATCAACGGCTCATATCGCAAGAAAGAGATCCAACGCTCACGAATGCACCATCTGCCATCGCGTCTTCTCTTCGGGACAGGCCTTAGGAGGCCACAAGCGATGCCATTGGCTAACACCTTCCAATTATCTTCGTATGACGTCGCTCCACGATCATCATCATTCCGTCGGCAGACCGCAGCCGTTAGATCAACCATCTCTCGATCTCAACTTAGCTTGCCAAGAATATTCCGTCGATCCAACGGCCATGAGCGTAGGGATGATCGAGAGAGATGGTGGTGGCAATAATCACAACGCTACTTCATCTTCGTGGTTAAAACTCGCAAGTGGTGATTGGTCTTGA
- the LAP6 gene encoding Chalcone and stilbene synthase family protein (LESS ADHESIVE POLLEN 6 (LAP6); FUNCTIONS IN: transferase activity, transferring acyl groups other than amino-acyl groups, catalytic activity, acyltransferase activity; INVOLVED IN: phenylpropanoid biosynthetic process, pollen exine formation; EXPRESSED IN: 11 plant structures; EXPRESSED DURING: 6 growth stages; CONTAINS InterPro DOMAIN/s: Chalcone/stilbene synthase, N-terminal (InterPro:IPR001099), Thiolase-like (InterPro:IPR016039), Polyketide synthase, type III (InterPro:IPR011141), Thiolase-like, subgroup (InterPro:IPR016038), Chalcone/stilbene synthase, C-terminal (InterPro:IPR012328); BEST Arabidopsis thaliana protein match is: Chalcone and stilbene synthase family protein (TAIR:AT4G00040.1); Has 6482 Blast hits to 6477 proteins in 1606 species: Archae - 0; Bacteria - 2500; Metazoa - 0; Fungi - 67; Plants - 3666; Viruses - 0; Other Eukaryotes - 249 (source: NCBI BLink).), with protein sequence MSNSRMNGVEKLSSKSTRRVANAGKATLLALGKAFPSQVVPQENLVEGFLRDTKCDDAFIKEKLEHLCKTTTVKTRYTVLTREILAKYPELTTEGSPTIKQRLEIANEAVVEMALEASLGCIKEWGRPVEDITHIVYVSSSEIRLPGGDLYLSAKLGLRNDVNRVMLYFLGCYGGVTGLRVAKDIAENNPGSRVLLTTSETTILGFRPPNKARPYDLVGAALFGDGAAAVIIGADPRECEAPFMELHYAVQQFLPGTQNVIEGRLTEEGINFKLGRDLPQKIEENIEEFCKKLMGKAGDESMEFNDMFWAVHPGGPAILNRLETKLKLEKEKLESSRRALVDYGNVSSNTILYVMEYMRDELKKKGDAAQEWGLGLAFGPGITFEGLLIRSLTSS encoded by the exons ATGTCGAATTCTAGGATGAATGGTGTTGAGAAGCTAAGCAGCAAATCCACAAGGCGTGTCGCAAATGCCGGAAAGGCAACACTGCTTGCTCTTGGCAAAGCCTTCCCAAGCCAAGTCGTTCCTCAGGAGAATCTAGTGGAAGGATTTCTACGAGACACCAAATGTGATGACGCGTTTATCAAAGAAAAGCTGGAACACTTGT GCAAAACGACAACCGTGAAGACGCGATACACTGTGTTGACGCGAGAGATACTGGCTAAATACCCTGAGCTAACAACAGAGGGTTCACCAACAATCAAGCAAAGACTTGAAATTGCAAACGAGGCGGTTGTGGAAATGGCATTGGAAGCCAGTTTAGGTTGCATCAAGGAATGGGGAAGGCCAGTGGAAGACATCACTCACATTGTCTACGTTTCCTCAAGCGAGATCCGTTTACCCGGTGGTGACCTTTACCTCTCAGCAAAGCTAGGCCTGAGGAATGACGTGAACAGAGTGATGCTGTATTTTCTGGGATGCTACGGAGGTGTGACTGGCCTCCGTGTGGCCAAAGACATTGCTGAGAACAACCCCGGAAGCCGTGTTCTGCTCACAACCTCTGAAACCACCATTCTCGGATTTCGGCCACCAAACAAAGCGCGTCCGTACGACCTAGTTGGAGCTGCTCTGTTTGGAGATGGTGCAGCTGCTGTGATCATCGGAGCTGACCCGAGAGAGTGTGAAGCTCCTTTCATGGAGCTGCACTATGCGGTTCAGCAGTTCTTGCCGGGGACACAGAACGTGATCGAGGGGAGGTTGACTGAGGAAGGCATAAACTTCAAGCTTGGACGAGACCTCCCGCAGAAGATAGAGGAGAACATAGAAGAGTTCTGCAAGAAGCTGATGGGAAAGGCTGGCGATGAGTCGATGGAGTTCAATGACATGTTCTGGGCTGTTCATCCAGGAGGACCTGCGATTCTGAACCGTCTGGAGACAAAACTGAAGctggagaaagagaagctgGAGAGCAGCAGAAGGGCGTTGGTGGATTACGGGAACGTGAGCAGCAACACGATACTGTATGTGATGGAGTATATGAGAGatgagctgaagaagaaaggtgacGCAGCACAAGAGTGGGGACTTGGCTTAGCTTTCGGACCTGGAATCACCTTCGAAGGCCTTCTCATCCGCAGCCTCACCTCTTCCTAA